DNA sequence from the Rhodospirillales bacterium genome:
GGTTTGGAACCATAATTGGCCTTATTTTCATTATAGGTTTTGTTATATAAGAATTCGGTTGGTATCGTTAGAAATTCGGTTTCTTTCAGCGCAATGACCCGAATACCCGCGCCCCGCCCCGTCATAGCCGTTTGCGCCCTCGCCGCGGCTGTCTGGATCGCACCGCCCGCCGGCGCGGCCGACCCGGCTGCGGGCGAAACCAAGGCGGCCTCGTGCCGCAGTTGCCACGGCGCCGACGGCAATTCGCCGTTCGACGGCATACCGTCGCTCGCCGCCCAACCGGCGCCATTCATCCAGGCTCAGATCAATTTGTACCGCGAAAACCGCCGGCAGATTCCCGAAATGAACGCGGCGGTTGCCGATCTCAAGGACGGCGACGTCGCCGACATCGCCGCTTACTTCGCGCGACAGAAACCGACCGAGCCGCCCGCCGATACCGATCACGCCCGTTTGCTGCGCGGCCGGGCGCTGGCCGAGGCCCGCAATTGCCAAGTCTGTCACCAGCCCGATTTTTCGGGACGGGACAAGGTCGCGCGGCTCGCCGGCCAGCGCGAGGATTACCTCTTGAAGGCGATGCACGACTTCCTGTCCGGCGCCCGGGTCGGCACCGACGGCATCATGCCCGGCAAGATGCACGCCACCACCGAGCAGGAGATGGCTGACCTCGCCTACTTCTTCGCCCACATCCGTTGAATCCGGCTGGCCCCGGGGCGGGGTTTCCCATAGGTTAGGCGACAGTCTCCGGGCCTTCCCGTCATGAATCAAACGACGAAATCCGCATTCGACTGGAGCGATCCCTTCCGGCTCGACGATCAGTTGAGCGAAGACGAAAAAATGGTGCGCGATTCCGCGCGCGCCTACGCCGAGCACAAGTTGATGCCGCGCGTGATCGAAGCCACCCGACGCGAGCATTTCGACCGCGAAATCCTGAACGAGATGGGCGCGCTCGGTCTCCTCGGCTCGACGCTCCCCGAGGCGTACGGTTGCGCCGGAGTCAATCACGTCAGCTACGGCCTCGCCGCGCGCGAAATCGAGCGGATCGATTCCGCCTACCGTTCGGTGATGAGCGTGCAGTCGTCGTTGGTGATGTATCCGATCTTCGCCTATGGCACCGAAGAACAGCGGAGAAAATATCTTCCCCGCCTTGCCAAGGGCGAATGGGTCGGCTGCTTCGGCTTGACCGAACCCGATCACGGCTCCGATCCCGGCGGCATGAAGACGCGCGCCGAGCGCAAGGGCAACGATGCCTTTGTTCTTACCGGCACCAAGACCTGGATTTCCAACTCGCCCATCGCCGACGTGATGGTCGT
Encoded proteins:
- a CDS encoding cytochrome c4 — its product is MTRIPAPRPVIAVCALAAAVWIAPPAGAADPAAGETKAASCRSCHGADGNSPFDGIPSLAAQPAPFIQAQINLYRENRRQIPEMNAAVADLKDGDVADIAAYFARQKPTEPPADTDHARLLRGRALAEARNCQVCHQPDFSGRDKVARLAGQREDYLLKAMHDFLSGARVGTDGIMPGKMHATTEQEMADLAYFFAHIR